In a genomic window of Cuculus canorus isolate bCucCan1 chromosome 4, bCucCan1.pri, whole genome shotgun sequence:
- the RCHY1 gene encoding RING finger and CHY zinc finger domain-containing protein 1: MATGGEEQQGGCEHYRRGCLLRAPCCGKLYPCRLCHDSAEEHQLDRFRVAEVQCASCRLLQKAQQRCEGCQNLFGEYYCDICHLFDRDKKQYHCTGCGICRIGPKEDFFHCSKCNLCLNLSLQGKHKCIENVSRQDCPICLEDIHTSRVGAHVLPCGHLLHRTCYEDMLKEGYRCPLCMHSALDMTRYWRQLDDEVAQTPMPTEYQNVTVEILCNDCSARSTVQFHLLGLKCKNCDSYNTAQDGKCRLPLEEQ; this comes from the exons ATGGCGACGGGCggggaggagcagcagggcGGCTGCGAGCACTACCGGCGCGGCTGCCTGCTGCGG GCGCCGTGCTGCGGGAAGCTGTACCCGTGCCGCCTGTGCCACGACAGCGCCGAGGAGCATCAGCTGGACCGGTTTCGCGTGGCCGAGGTGCAGTGCGCCAGCTGCCGCCTCCTGCAGAAG GCCCAGCAGCGCTGTGAGGGCTGTCAAAACCTCTTCGGCGAGTACTACTGTGACATCTGTCACCTCTTTGATCGTGACAAGAAGCAGTACCACTGCACCGGGTGTGGCATCTGCAG GATCGGACCAAAGGAGGACTTTTTCCACTGCTCCAAATGCAATTTATGCCTAAATTTGAGTCTTCAAGGAAAGCACAAG TGCATTGAAAATGTCTCCAGGCAGGACTGTCCGATATGTTTGGAG GATATTCACACATCTCGCGTCGGAGCTCATGTTCTGCCGTGTGGTCACCTTCTTCACAG aacatgTTACGAGGACATGCTAAAGGA AGGTTACAGGTGTCCTTTATGCATGCACTCAGCCTTGGATATGACAAGGTACTGGCGGCAGCTGGATGACGAAGTAGCGCAGACTCCGATGCCCACTGAGTATCAGAACGTGACTGTGGAG ATCCTTTGCAATGACTGCAGTGCCCGGTCTACAGTGCAGTTCCATCTCCTAGGCTTAAAGTGCAAAAACTGTGACTCCTACAACACTGCCCAAGATGGAAAATGCCGTCTGCCTTTGGAGGAGCAGTGA
- the PARM1 gene encoding prostate androgen-regulated mucin-like protein 1, translating to MELLVSPSPGKGLRLPKTPQGAGLGSVPSASSRSPASPSLPAAPGPGRCRCAPGAGAGGRGRGPDRSGAAGGGTGGCIPPAAPSRAAGTMGCCCRLLLALLLLPAGLDDVSTALPLTSASPTVPSEGIPAGPGSRDAAVPVPAPGQPSLPVSTGPAGDGTSLGPAEGGDHNVTPTAALSPAPASVAVSSTTVATITIADSPSVASNHSLVPPTLETAPGLRTANTASLARGMMDLGAAPSPTDTPASSSFLPTSNMHSSAGTILFPTPVLVSPGTTQPPTLTKDIPSLETLAVASSLAVEPTSPPVTVTSPTAAEAMATSKTTLSTGVTMEEVPRALSAGSIVAITVTVIVVVVLVFGAAAYLKIRHSSYGRLLDDHDYGSWGNYNNPLYDDS from the exons ATGGAGCTCCTGGTGTCTCCCAGCCCTGGCAAAGGGCTCCGGCTTCCCAAAACTCCACAGGGAGCTGGTTTGGGATCAGTGCCCAGTGCCTCATCCCGATCCCctgcctccccatccctgcccgcTGCTCCCGGTCCCGGCAGGTGCCGCTGTGCTCCCGGTGCTGGagcgggggggcgggggcgggggccGGACCGGAGCGGAGCGGCGGGCGGCGGCACCGGCGGCTGCATCCCTCCCGCCGCGCCTTCCCGGGCCGCCGGCACCatgggctgctgctgccgcctcctcctcgccctcctcctcctcccggcAG GACTGGATGATGTCTCCACAGCATTGCCCCTCACCTCTGCCAGCCCTACTGTCCCCTCGGAGGGCATTCCAGCAGGGCCAGgctccagggatgcagctgtTCCCGTGCCAGCTCCTGGCCAGCCCTCACTGCCTGTGTCCACAGGACCTGCTGGAGATGGGACATCCTTGGGGCCAGCGGAGGGAGGTGACCACAATGTCACCCCCACAGCAGCATTgtcccctgctcctgcctccgTCGCCGTGAGTTCCACCACTGTAGCCACCATCACCATAGCAGACAGCCCATCTGTAGCCTCCAACCACAGCTTGGTGCCACCAACCTTGGAGACAGCCCCAGGTCTTCGGACAGCAAATACTGCCAGCTTGGCAAGAGGCATGATGGATTTGggggcagctcccagccccacgGATACACCTGCATCCTCATCCTTCCTCCCCACCAGCAACATGCACTCATCCGCTGGGACCATCTTGTTCCCAACACCTGTCCTCGTGAGCCCTGGCACCACCCAGCCACCGACGCTGACCAAGGACATCCCTTCCCTGGAGACGCTGGCCGTGGCATCGAGCCTGGCTGTGGAGCCAACGTCCCCTCCAGTGACTGTGACAAGCCCCACTGCAGCCGAGGCCATGGCCACCAGCAAAACCACCCTCTCTACCGGAGTCACCATGGAAGAGGTGCCACGCGCCTTGAGTGCAG GCAGCATCGTGGCCATAACTGTGACAGTCattgtggtggtggtgctggttTTCGGGGCAGCGGCATACCTCAAGATCAG GCACTCCTCCTACGGCAGGCTTTTGGATGATCACGACTACGGCTCCTGGGGCAACTACAACAACCCTCTCTATGATGATTCCTAG